Proteins from one Ascaphus truei isolate aAscTru1 chromosome 19, aAscTru1.hap1, whole genome shotgun sequence genomic window:
- the LOC142470196 gene encoding taste receptor type 2 member 40-like has product MQCQRCDQRALFYKIENKERRHQNICMCFAHNVYLTPALPHVPVRYRGTRCTAHKSERKSSNSTQKTNMLQWDNILLLAISFIECTAGSIFNSCIMAVSYRNWKKDISRNLCDLILLSMGLSNIFLQCTLSTLLFLSMVQSHKHIYRDSFLAMVSLQMFLLFLSFWLTTWLCVYYCTKIANFTHRLFFRLKLWIISVLQKLLLMSMVGSFIISVPSLWICHQIHPQENRTQSLAANCSGENEPDAFNLSFMVIAAVLGCCLPYLLSFISIGITLTSLWGHVCRMKQNASDFSIPRLQVHSRAARNMILLVVLSMSVCIIELFILFSPFGLEKMFTKICLLFIQCYPTAQAFLLIQGNTKLRRVCQRILHCIKPLRAS; this is encoded by the coding sequence ATGCAGTGTCAGAGATGTGACCAGAGAGCTCTCTTTTACAAGATAGAGAACAAAGAAAGAAGACACCAGAACATTTGCATGTGCTTTGCACACAACGTTTATTTAACACCGGCTCTGCCCCATGTGCCAGTCAGATACCGAGGCACCAGGTGCACTGCTCATAAATCAGAAAGGAAGAGCAGTAACAGCACGCAGAAGACCAATATGTTGCAGTGGGATAATATATTGTTGTTAGCCATCAGTTTCATTGAATGCACAGCAGGCTCCATCTTCAACTCGTGTATCATGGCTGTGAGTTACAGAAACTGGAAAAAAGATATCAGCCGGAATCTATGTGATCTAATTCTACTTAGTATGGGGCTGTCTAATATATTCCTGCAGTGTACATTGAGTACGCTATTATTTTTGTCTATGGTTCAGTCTCACAAACACATCTACAGAGACAGCTTTTTAGCTATGGTTTCTCTTCAGATGTTCCTACTTTTCTTAAGCTTCTGGCTCACTACCTGGCTCTGTGTCTACTACTGCACCAAAATTGCAAACTTCACACATCGTCTCTTCTTTCGTCTGAAGCTGTGGATTATTTCTGTGTTGCAGAAGCTGCTGCTGATGTCAATGGTGGGATCCTTTATTATAAGTGTCCCATCGCTGTGGATTTGTCATCAAATACATCCCCAGGAAAACCGCACTCAGAGTCTCGCAGCTAACTGCAGTGGGGAGAATGAACCCGATGCTTTTAATCTCTCTTTCATGGTTATTGCGGCCGTGCTAGGATGCTGTTTGCCCTATCTGCTATCATTCATTTCTATTGGGATCACACTGACTTCTCTCTGGGGACACGTCTGCAGGATGAAGCAGAATGCATCAGACTTCAGCATTCCCCGGCTACAGGTTCATTCCAGAGCAGCCAGGAACATGATACTGCTTGTTGTCCTCTCCATGTCTGTCTGCATAATAGAGCTCTTCATCCTCTTTTCTCCCTTTGGTCTagaaaaaatgtttacaaaaatctGTTTGCTATTTATCCAGTGCTATCCGACAGCCCAAGCCTTCCTTCTAATCCAGGGGAACACCAAGTTAAGGAGAGTATGCCAGAGGATCCTACACTGCATTAAGCCTTTGAGAGCCTCATGA